In Plasmodium falciparum 3D7 genome assembly, chromosome: 5, the following proteins share a genomic window:
- a CDS encoding multidrug resistance protein 1, producing MGKEQKEKKDGNLSIKEEVEKELNKKSTAELFRKIKNEKISFFLPFKCLPAQHRKLLFISFVCAVLSGGTLPFFISVFGVILKNMNLGDDINPIILSLVSIGLVQFILSMISSYCMDVITSKILKTLKLEYLRSVFYQDGQFHDNNPGSKLRSDLDFYLEQVSSGIGTKFITIFTYASSFLGLYIWSLIKNARLTLCITCVFPLIYVCGVICNKKVKLNKKTSLLYNNNTMSIIEEALMGIRTVASYCGEKTILNKFNLSETFYSKYILKANFVEALHIGLINGLILVSYAFGFWYGTRIIINSATNQYPNNDFNGASVISILLGVLISMFMLTIILPNITEYMKALEATNSLYEIINRKPLVENNDDGETLPNIKKIEFKNVRFHYDTRKDVEIYKDLSFTLKEGKTYAFVGESGCGKSTILKLIERLYDPTEGDIIVNDSHNLKDINLKWWRSKIGVVSQDPLLFSNSIKNNIKYSLYSLKDLEAMENYYEENTNDTYENKNFSLISNSMTSNELLEMKKEYQTIKDSDVVDVSKKVLIHDFVSSLPDKYDTLVGSNASKLSGGQKQRISIARAIMRNPKILILDEATSSLDNKSEYLVQKTINNLKGNENRITIIIAHRLSTIRYANTIFVLSNRERSDNNNNNNNDDNNNNNNNNNNKINNEGSYIIEQGTHDSLMKNKNGIYHLMINNQKISSNKSSNNGNDNGSDNKSSAYKDSDTGNDADNMNSLSIHENENISNNRNCKNTAENEKEEKVPFFKRMFRRKKKAPNNLRIIYKEIFSYKKDVTIIFFSILVAGGLYPVFALLYARYVSTLFDFANLEYNSNKYSIYILLIAIAMFISETLKNYYNNKIGEKVEKTMKRRLFENILYQEMSFFDQDKNTPGVLSAHINRDVHLLKTGLVNNIVIFSHFIMLFLVSMVMSFYFCPIVAAVLTFIYFINMRVFAVRARLTKSKEIEKKENMSSGVFAFSSDDEMFKDPSFLIQEAFYNMHTVINYGLEDYFCNLIEKAIDYKNKGQKRRIIVNAALWGFSQSAQLFINSFAYWFGSFLIKRGTILVDDFMKSLFTFIFTGSYAGKLMSLKGDSENAKLSFEKYYPLMIRKSNIDVRDDGGIRINKNLIKGKVDIKDVNFRYISRPNVPIYKNLSFTCDSKKTTAIVGETGSGKSTFMNLLLRFYDLKNDHIILKNDMTNFQDYQNNNNNSLVLKNVNEFSNQSGSAEDYTVFNNNGEILLDDINICDYNLRDLRNLFSIVSQEPMLFNMSIYENIKFGREDATLEDVKRVSKFAAIDEFIESLPNKYDTNVGPYGKSLSGGQKQRIAIARALLREPKILLLDEATSSLDSNSEKLIEKTIVDIKDKADKTIITIAHRIASIKRSDKIVVFNNPDRNGTFVQSHGTHDELLSAQDGIYKKYVKLAK from the coding sequence ATGGGTAAAGAGCagaaagagaaaaaagaTGGTAACCTCAGTATCAAAGAAGAGGTTGAAAAAGAGTTGAACAAAAAGAGTACCGCTGAATtatttagaaaaataaagaatgagaaaatatcattttttttaccGTTTAAATGTTTACCTGCACAACatagaaaattattatttatatcatttgtaTGTGCTGTATTATCAGGAGGAACATtacctttttttatatctgtGTTTGGTGTAATATTAAAGAACATGAATTTAGGTGATGATATTAAtcctataatattatcattagtATCTATAGGTTTAGtacaatttatattatcaatgATATCAAGTTATTGTATGGATGTAATTAcatcaaaaatattaaaaacttTAAAGCTTGAATATTTAAGAAGTGTTTTTTATCAAGATGGACAATTTCATGATAATAATCCTGGATCTAAATTAAGATCTGATTTAGATTTTTATTTAGAACAAGTGAGTTCAGGAATTGGTACGAAATTTATAACAATTTTTACATATGCCAGTTCCTTTTTAggtttatatatttggtcattaataaaaaatgcaCGTTTGACTTTATGTATTACTTGCGTTTTTCCGTTAATTTATGTTTGTGGTGTCATATGTAATAAGAaagtaaaattaaataaaaaaacatctttgttatataataacaataccATGTCCATTATAGAAGAGGCTTTAATGGGAATAAGAACTGTTGCAAGTTATTGTGGAGAAAAGACTATATTAAACAAATTTAATTTGTCCGAAACTTTTtatagtaaatatattttaaaagctAATTTTGTAGAAGCATTACATATAGGTTTAATAAATGGTTTAATTTTAGTTTCTTATGCATTCGGTTTTTGGTATGGTAcaagaattattataaatagtgCAACGAATCAATACCCCAATAATGATTTTAATGGTGCCTCAGTTATATCCATTTTATTAGGTGTACTTATTAGTATGTTTATGTTAACAATTATCTTACCAAATATAACAGAATATATGAAAGCTTTAGAAGCAACAAATAgtttatatgaaataataaatcgaAAACCATTAgttgaaaataatgatgatggaGAAACATTaccaaatattaaaaaaattgaatttaaaaatgtaaGATTTCATTATGATACTAGAAAAGATGTTGAAATTTATAAAGATTTAAGTTTTACTCTAAAAGAAGGGAAAACATATGCATTTGTGGGAGAATCAGGTTGTGGGAAATCAACCATACTAAAATTAATTGAAAGACTTTATGATCCAACCGAAGGAGATATTATTGTAAATGATTCtcataatttaaaagatattaATTTGAAATGGTGGAGATCAAAAATTGGAGTTGTTAGTCAAGATCCATTATTATTTAGTAAttcaattaaaaataatattaaatatagttTATATAGTTTAAAAGATTTAGAAGCAATggaaaattattatgaagaaaatacTAATGatacatatgaaaataaaaatttttctttaatttcgAATTCTATGACATCAAATGAATTAttagaaatgaaaaaagaatatcAAACTATTAAAGATTCTGATGTTGTTGATGTGTCCAAAAAAGTACTTATACATGATTTTGTATCATCATTACCAGATAAATATGATACCTTAGTAGGTTCCAATGCATCCAAATTATCAGGTGGACAAAAACAAAGAATATCCATTGCAAGAGCAATTATGAGAAATCCTAAAATTCTAATTCTTGATGAAGCTACATCTTCTTTAGATAATAAATCTGAGTATTTAGTACAAAAAACaattaataatttgaaaggaaatgaaaatagaataactattattataGCACATAGATTAAGTACTATAAGATATGCCAATacaatttttgttttatcaaATAGAGAAAgaagtgataataataataataataataatgatgataataataataataataataataataataacaaaattaataatgaGGGTAGCTATATTATTGAACAAGGTACACATGATAGtcttatgaaaaataaaaatggtaTTTATCATCTTATGATAAATAATCAAAAGATTTCATCAAATAAATCTTCAAATAATGGAAATGATAATGGATCGGATAACAAAAGTAGCGCTTATAAAGACTCAGATACAGGTAATGATGCagataatatgaatagttTATCAATacatgaaaatgaaaatatatcaaataatcgtaattgtaaaaatacagcagaaaatgaaaaagaagagaAAGTTCCATTTTTCAAAAGAATGtttagaagaaaaaagaaagcaCCAAACAATTTACGTATCatttataaagaaatattttcatataaaaaagatgttactataattttctttaGTATTTTAGTAGCTGGAGGATTATATCCCGTATTTGCTTTATTATATGCTAGATATGTATCTACATTATTTGATTTTGCAAATCTAGAATATAActcaaataaatattctatatatattctacTTATTGCTATTGCTATGTTCATTTCAGAAACACTCAAAAACTATTATAACAACAAAATAGGAGAAAAAGTCGAAAAGACTATGAAACGTAGattatttgaaaatatattatatcaagaAATGAGTTTCTTTGATCAAGATAAAAATACCCCAGGTGTTTTATCTGCACATATTAATAGAGATgtacatttattaaaaacgGGTTTAgtaaataatattgttattttctCTCATTTCATAATGCTCTTTCTGGTTAGCATGGTTATgtccttttatttttgtcCAATTGTTGCAGCTGTAttaacttttatatattttattaatatgcgTGTATTTGCTGTAAGAGCTAGATTAACCAAAAGTAAAGAAAttgagaaaaaagaaaatatgtcAAGCGGAGTTTTTGCATTTAGTTCAGATGATGAAATGTTTAAAGATCCAAGTTTTTTAATACAGGAAgcattttataatatgcaTACTGTTATTAATTATGGTTTAGAAGATTATTTCTGTAATTTGATAGAAAAAGCTattgattataaaaataaaggacaaaaaagaagaattattGTAAATGCAGCTTTATGGGGATTCAGTCAAAGCGCtcaattatttattaatagttTTGCCTATTGGTTTGGATCCTTCTTAATTAAAAGAGGTACTATATTAGTTGATGACTTTATGAAATCCTTatttacttttatatttactgGTAGTTATGCTGGAAAATTAATGTCCTTAAAAGGAGATTCAGAAAATGCAAAATTATCATTTGAGAAATATTATCCATTAATGATTAGAAAATCAAATATTGATGTAAGAGATGATGGTggaataagaataaataaaaatttaataaaaggtAAAGTTGATATTAAAGATGTAAATTTCCGTTATATTTCAAGACCAAATGTAcctatttataaaaatttatcttTTACATGTGATAGTAAAAAAACTACAGCAATCGTTGGAGAAACAGGTAGTGGAAAATCAACTTTTATGAATCTCTTATTAAGATTTTATGACTTGAAAAATGATcacattatattaaaaaatgatatgacAAATTTTCAAgattatcaaaataataataataattcattggttttaaaaaatgtaaatgaaTTTTCAAACCAATCTGGATCTGCAGAAGATTATActgtatttaataataatggagaaatattattagatgatattaatatatgtgatTATAACTTAAGAGATCTTAGAAACTTATTTTCAATAGTTAGTCAAGAACCCATGTTATTTAATATGtccatatatgaaaatatcaAATTTGGAAGAGAAGATGCAACATTGGAAGATGTTAAACGTGTTAGTAAGTTTGCTGCTATAGATGAATTTATCGAATCATTaccaaataaatatgatacaaATGTTGGACCATATGGTAAAAGCTTATCAGGTGGACAAAAACAGAGAATAGCTATAGCTAGAGCATTATTAAGAGAacctaaaatattattattagatgaAGCAACATCATCACTTGATTCCAATTCTGAGAAATTAATTGAAAAAACTATTGTAGATATTAAAGATAAAGCTGACAaaactattattactattgcCCACAGAATTGCATCTATAAAACGATCAGACAAAATTGTGGTATTTAATAACCCTGATCGAAATGGAACCTTTGTACAGTCACATGGAACACACGATGAATTATTATCAGCACAAgatggaatatataaaaaatatgtaaaattagCTAAATGA